In Myxocyprinus asiaticus isolate MX2 ecotype Aquarium Trade chromosome 46, UBuf_Myxa_2, whole genome shotgun sequence, a single window of DNA contains:
- the LOC127435657 gene encoding LOW QUALITY PROTEIN: uncharacterized protein LOC127435657 (The sequence of the model RefSeq protein was modified relative to this genomic sequence to represent the inferred CDS: deleted 1 base in 1 codon), protein MGHLTVLFLLALVVSIVAERGGGNKGGVSWGKTGGSSNKGGTSTGNRGSSSKTKGTSSKGSHSSPGNYPRQPQVPNQNPPAYPGTGGGYPNQGRGVPAQGGVPAQGGYPAQGSYPAQGGVPAQGGVPAQGRYPAQGGYPAQAEYPAQGGYPAQGGYPAQGGYPAQGRYPAQGGYPAQGGYPAQGGYPAQGGYPAQGGYPAQGGYPAQGRYPAQGGYPAQGGYPGGGSYPGTGGSYPNRYPGQAGGQGNPYPVGGSYPGYPSRGGSYPGGGVAGAGANPGAAQYPYWNPNNKIMSPGYGGNYGAQGHGYGGGRSPFAQSVQNMGMAPSYKSKGFGKQAVMAAGVGAVAGMALGYGLGSFPRPRFNFHSPQEEYYYNNYMYKRYGQTPSNGNVNQNENTNPQGGMPGESGSTSVGQGKGNPYDIFQNPPPQSYDSFMDKCIKRTDLLRNEGRSRRSMDFSVPQVPPGVEEITAKDDSTNVAQENATSNSSTIERAMSETSTDVPSFETTKLSETQSQPQRQTQDSAAEEAKEDDDTVSIMEIGYPVLIEQMKARRCVELYMVYAEQHAEKQMQQRSNVDNQNKSGSGNLHGLLGHGVMLLLTSILSAIFSSLLH, encoded by the exons ATGGGTCATCTAACAGTACTGTTCCTCTTGGCTCTTGTGGTCTCCATTGTGGCCGAACGAGGTGGGGGTAATAAAGGTGGAGTCAGCTGGGGCAAAACTGGTGGTAGCTCAAACAAAGGTGGAACCAGCACCGGAAACCGAGGCAGCAGCAGCAAAACTAAAGGCACCTCATCAAAAGGGTCACACTCATCCCCAGGAAACTACCCTCGCCAACCTCAAGTACCAAATCAGAATCCACCTGCCTACCCTGGCACAGGAGGCGGGTATCCTAACCAAGGCCGTGGTGTCCCAGCGCAAGGCGGTGTCCCAGCGCAAGGCGGTTACCCAGCGCAAGGCAGTTACCCAGCGCAAGGCGGTGTCCCAGCGCAAGGCGGTGTCCCAGCACAAGGCCGATACCCAGCGCAAGGCGGATACCCAGCGCAA GCGGAGTACCCGGCGCAAGGCGGATACCCGGCGCAAGGCGGATACCCGGCGCAAGGCGGTTACCCGGCGCAAGGCCGTTACCCGGCGCAAGGCGGATACCCGGCGCAAGGCGGTTACCCGGCGCAAGGCGGATACCCGGCGCAAGGCGGTTACCCGGCACAAGGCGGTTACCCGGCGCAAGGCGGTTACCCGGCGCAAGGCCGATACCCGGCACAAGGTGGATACCCAGCGCAAGGTGGATACCCAGGTGGAGGATCATATCCAGGCACAGGTGGTTCTTACCCCAACAGGTACCCTGGACAAGCCGGAGGGCAAGGAAACCCCTACCCAGTTGGAGGCTCTTATCCAGGGTATCCAAGCCGAGGGGGTTCCTACCCTGGTGGGGGTGTGGCAGGAGCAGGTGCAAATCCAGGTGCTGCCCAGTACCCTTACTGGAACCCCAATAACAAAATCATGAGCCCAGGCTATGGTGGCAACTACGGTGCTCAAGGGCACGGTTATGGTGGTGGCAGATCACCTTTTGCCCAGTCAGTGCAGAACATGGGTATGGCCCCTTCTTACAAATCAAAGGGATTTGGCAAGCAGGCAGTTATGGCTGCTGGTGTCGGAGCGGTGGCCGGCATGGCTCTGGGGTATGGCCTTGGGAGTTTCCCCCGCCCCCGTTTTAATTTCCACAGCCCGCAGGAGGAATACTACTATAATAACTACATGTATAAACGTTATGGCCAAACACCCTCTAACGGTAATGTGAATCAGAATGAGAACACCAACCCTCAAGGTGGCATGCCAGGTGAATCTGGATCAACCTCTGTGGGTCAAGGAAAGGGTAACCCTTATGATATCTTCCAGAATCCTCCACCTCAGTCCTATGACAGCTTCATGGACAAATGTATAAAGAGGACAGACTTGCTGCGAAATGAAGGCAGATCAAGAAGATCCATGGATTTCTCTGTGCCTCAAGTTCCACCTGGTGTCGAAGAAATTACAGCCAAAGATGATAGTACCAACGTTGCTCAAGAAAATGCCACAAGCAACAGCAGTACCATTGAAAGAGCAATGTCAGAAACCAGTACAGATGTCCCATCGTTTGAAACCACAAAGCTGTCCGAAACACAGAGTCAACCTCAAAGACAGACTCAGGACAGTGCAGCAGAGGAAGCCAAGGAAGACGACGATACCGTGAGCATTATGGAGATTGGCTATCCTGTTCTAATTGAGCAAATGAAGGCACGGCGTTGTGTTGAGCTGTATATGGTCTACGCAGAACAGCATGCAGAAAAACAGATGCAACAACGCAGTAACGTTGACAATCAA